The following nucleotide sequence is from Schistocerca serialis cubense isolate TAMUIC-IGC-003099 chromosome 4, iqSchSeri2.2, whole genome shotgun sequence.
gtaatgactgatgtgtagaatgattgaatttcgaacttaaaaagaaaaatatgaggcattgttgaagaaaaatcgtcgaccggggttgaaatacgaggggaagtggatttctcaatgtaatcttaaccaaaggttagtgtctagtactgattgacgtatgaaatgattgaatgcagtgtcaaagcattccatggtggtaagcttttctctcattagtctctcgaatgctgaacacataattagagacaagcaaacgaaaaacaacgcacaggacacaaacacagtacaatacacgatttaaacgcaaggaacgcaaaacacatttaaacgaatggcgcagagcacagcgctaccctgtcacaatctcTCGAAAGTTCAAAAAAGTCGAacagtcgatatacggtttctatcgttttcgatgtagcgtgtatacgtcataaagacgtcacatcgtatccaagtccgctGAACTTAGCATCACTCGCGAGCTGAACAAATGTGCACATGTAGTATCGATACGCCTTCTTTTATCGCAGTATTTCTGTTCTATCGTTTAAAATTCTGCTCATAGGGGCAAAAAAGTATCTTTCCTTCACAAAATACATTACAAGAAAGACAACGACAAAATCTGTATCGTCCAAATGTTTGTAGAATCAAGATGCATTTAATAATAAGCTTCCACTGATCACAATGACCAGTAGCAACAGTTGCCTGCTGCACCGCAGCAAACCCAGAGCCACCTACTGTGTGAAGGACGCGTTAGAATAACCTCCTCGGTTGGTGGGAACCGCTAGCGCTATCTTTGAGCGACTTCGTAGACTACTTCCAACGCCGTTACCCATATCGCGTATGATGCTTTCCAAGTTTTCGCATTGCCCGTCAGATAGCTCACACTTCTATATCGCTGACATTGTTTTGGACATTTCCCCCACAGTCATAGCGGAAATGTAAAGATGGCGACGGGCGGAATGTTTGCGGAAAACAGTGCTGAATCTAAATTAACTGCAGAAGAAGATCGCGAACTACAAAAGAAACTACGTGACTTCGGTAAAGAATATATATCCCGATCTGGTCGACTCGTGCCAGCTAAAATCCAACCAGGTAATTATTTATTTGACACAATGCCGTGAATGGAATATTCAGTCTCAATTTAATTCTGTTTTATTTGCGAGTTTTATATTCTTCACCATAATCTATTGTGCTTAACTTTTTAATGCACACGAGTTGATGTTAAAATAGATTTTAACATGATTACATATTTGACATTTACGGTTGACCTTGCGCAATTCATGATTTTACCAATTCTCTGTAGGTCGTGACAATACAACATTTTTCATTCTTTAGCAAATAAGTCTCATTTTGGCGTATCTGCAATACGTGTGCTTGCTTTTAACATTTTACAGATGTGCTTTGCAGCTGCCCTCAGCGCTGCAATGAAAAAATATCGACTGAAGACCGAATGAAACTGTTTTCGGAGTTTTACAAACTTGGAGACCAAATTAGACAGAACGAATTTCTAAGAGCTCACATTAAAGCACGGGCTGTACAAAAGCGATCACCTGACAATAAACCATTGAAGAGAGCAAAACGCAGAGTAAGCTGCAAATATCGGGTTCCTTTACTTTCGAAGAGCGATATGCATATTGGGCCTGGTAAGTACTTACACAAATAATAAATCTTAAACTTTGTTTTTAAACCTGTATCCACCAAAGTCTGTTGGGTTACAGGAACAAGTCCAGCTGGTGCGAGATTAATAGAAGTCTGCCaaaaagcgtttatgaatatttttGTCATCACTGAGAAACGAGTTAGACTACAGCGTGAGAAGCTGATTGTGGAAGTTATGGGCACAAAAGCAATTCCCCATGTGCAACACAAAAGGCATCCCCATGATGTCTTTACTACAAATAAGCTGCCTTTGCAGTCTGCTGGCGAACCTGTAGATATGACTATCCCACGTAACACAACAGAAGTTGATGTGACAATACTCAAGGACAGAGAGCATGATATTGCCCTAGTGGATAATTTTTTTATGAATCAGCTGTGGAAGCCAGAGTATATTAACACAGCGATTTAAATATTCTGTGCCTGAACCAGACAGCAAcatatttttttcacttttcaaaGAACAACTTATATTTTTGGAAATATTTTGATATTCTACAAGAGGAAAACAATGAGGTTGATATTTTATTATCTGTCAATATTTTCCTcaaaagctcacaatttgcaaggAATGTACAAATACTTATGGTCTCAGGTTGTTGTGCAATATTAGGTATGTAAAACTATAGTATGAGTAGATTTTTAATGCTGTATGTTTCTCACCATATAAAGAAATGTGTTGATAAAGATTTTATTAGATGTCCCTGATTGCATGCAGCCTCATTGGTTTTGTTACATGACAGGAATGCACTGCTCTCTATTAAATTTACATTGATGCTGCAGTCTTTAAAAATGAAAACCTACAAGCTATTAAACAGCATCAGATGCATGGCATTAACAGTGCTCAATTATGTAGGACAATCATGTTTCTCATAAAATAGTTAGGTGTAACAAGTTTTGTAGCATCAGATTAAGATAAAAAGGCTTGCCAATGTTTTATACATCAAGAACTGAAACCATCTCAAACTGTCTCAATCATTTGCATCAGTGATATATCtgccaaattttatttatttatttatttttgtatgtaaggTTTTTAAACATTCAGTATTTTATGAACTAAGACATAAGACTTAATTTCTGTTTATTATGACTTGTAGAAATTGCAGTTTGTTGCTTTTAATGTGTGGTTATAAACTGCCTGATATGCACAGACTGAAGTCAGTCGAGTTATGTCAATAATTTGTATTTTGTCACCTGCAGCCATTTACTTGGGGAATCTAAGTAAATTCTAAAGTAATGACAATTTCTCATTCAGTAGTAGTCcatatacaaaacaaaaattcacaGAAAGTCTTAATAAAAATGTCTGCAGTCACAATTTTTTCGTTATGTATTATTATTAAACTACATTATGCATTTCTGActctgtgggtccatcgtcaggtgcaAACTGTCTAACACATCATCTACATTTGGTCTTGAGTGAGGTGAAATGCATTTTCCTGTTATGAGAAAGCTTGTATTTCGTGGACCGAGTGTGGAAACAGTGGGGAAAAAAACCGGTcaaaaactttattaaaaaaacaTGGAAGAACCTTTTTAACCTTTTGAGGTCAGGATGAACATGAAACACTGTGTAATTTGATAATAAAACATGAGAAAAATGTGACTGAAGGTGTTTTATCCGCACCTTCTGTGTACCAAATAGTCATGATAAAATGTagaaatatgtatttatttttttttttttaaagcaaatatATAAATAACAACTGGGTTTATATTTTTCTAAATTATGAACAGCAATTCAACAAGTTGTAACATGAAATAGATCCTAAGATTATAACTGCAGTATTCTTTAACTGTTGCCTATTTTTGTGTATACATTCCttgttgttacattttgtaagcATATATGTATATAGACGTTTTATATTAAACATGGTATGAGGTGTGCTTTATTACTCAATTCAGACTGAAAATACTGTTGTTGAAAAAAAGTGTTCCTTTTTATAACACTTGCACAGGGTAACCTAATGCTCTTTCACAGTGATGATCTTTCAGTATTCATCAACTAGAATCAACAAAAAAATACCTCAGCACAGAtgaatttattttgtttgtatataaaatttgtgtaaataaatactaTGGAATTAAAACTGTTGCATTACCTACATTTTCTGTGTATACTAATCTCTAAGTTTTTCTGGCTCCAGTGAAACCTGAACTTTATTGAGTCTCTAACAAGAACCTCTACACTTGAAAAATCAAGTCAGCCATCTGTAGAAatatctgacaccatgaattcctACTAGATATttctttcatattatttaacaGCTCTTCACATGTATGTGAAACTTCTTATAAATGCCAGTGCTAAGCATTTGTTGTAATAAGTCATTcagttttttataatttacaggtGCAAAAGCCTTGTCCATGTTTAGTTAATTTTGCAATTGCTCATAAAGTACTTTGGAAAGAATGCCAGAAAACaataccaaacaaaaaaaatttcactgttagGTCAGTGGAAGGTATATCGTGAGATATGGAAAATATCCGTAGTGAACTGTGACCAGCACACAAAATGTACTGAACTGAAATTGAAAATATATATAAGCAACACAGTTGCGATAATTTATTTATTGCCAGGCTGGTATTGGGTGCGTACCACTCATCAGCAGAATCTTATAGATTGGTTACTTGGCATATGCAAAAGATTTTTTTGACCAGCTTATTTCTTTTGGATATTATGTACATGTCATGTTTCAGGAAATGATTCCTCTTTTTCAAATCTGCTGTTCATGTCTTATGCCATTTATTCATGATGTTTTCAATGTGTGAGGTGGGTGCTGCAGTGTTCTGCTTTCTTTGTTGTAAAATTTTGTTGTAAAATTTTCTTGCAGTTCACCACTTGTGCAGAAACATGCAAAGAAGTTTCTGAGTGCAGTACAGATAAAAAGTCATTACGTAATTGTCATTGGCAAGACATCCAAATATTTCCAATATTTGCAAGCTGCAGAGCGCCACTTGTTCAAGATATGACAGGAATGGAGCTCTTGCAGCTctctaagaatgaaattacagtgaaatccagaccattagctgcttacaggtgttaataaatatcaacggggacagttgaaaatgtgttctccgaccatgactcgaacccgggatctcctctgACTGAGCCATCAAGGACAAAGAGGatcgtgcgactgcagggacttatctctggcacactccccgtgagacccacatttccaacttactgtccacacactacatttgtagtgcccctgcccactatactcattagttGTGGTAGTCAATGTACCGATTCCCTTatgagtttgagcaatgtgagtgcatccgcactgaagatgatcattggtCAGTAAGCCTacctacatgaagatggtatctgttcttttggacatggagCACTACATATGTGGAGTGTGGACAGTAAGTtagaaatgtgggtctcacagggtaCGTGCCAGAGATaggtccctgcagttgcactatcctctgtgtcctcggtggctcagccggatagagcatctgccatgtaagcaggagattccgggttcgagtcccagtcggggcacacatttccaactgtccccatTTATATTTATCAAAGCCTGttagcagctaatggtctggatttcattgtaattgcaTGATATGAAGTTATTAATATTGATGTACTTCCTTTCAAATACGTTAATATAGTGGAAACACAATTTGACAACTGTTTAATCAtgtttagaaaggggaaataatttgttgtgtgtgtgtgtgtgtgtgtgtgtgtgtgtgtgtgtgagagggaggggggtgcgCGACAGGCAGGCAAATAGCATTTTTTATACAATAACTATTGTAATGATACACAATCCAATTTACGTTTTCACTGATACACAATGTGTCAGCCTCATGATCCAAAATTAGAGAAACTCCACTTCCCCCATCTGCctcaaataaattttcttctctGGTTTTGAATTTCAGATTCTCATATGTTTCctctacaagaaacaagagatatttacttcaaataaataaaaatactggtCAACTCCACTATTGTCTTAGTTTTGTGAGCAGTTATTATAAATAATTTATCACCAGAAATAAGTGTAGAAATATTTAACATGATGACTGCCAGCGGCCACAGTAGAGCCTCATGCCAGATGCCATAGCCTGGCCTGCTATGAAACATCAATTGATATGCATGCGCAGCAGTCAACATATTATTATTTGACTACTGTCTTCTATCATGCTTAACTGGTCCTTAATTTGTGCAAATTCTCTACCTATGCCTCATAAATCTCCCACCTACTCACGTATCACATGAAAGCAAACAGCAGTAACAACATTTTACCTGACCCAACGATACTCTGAATGACATCAGTTGGTGCAGACATGTGAACAGAGATAATCACGTAATGTAGAAGCCATTATAATAAAATTCCAGGAAACAGTATATTAAGATCATTAGATATTAAGCATGACAAGGATAGGAGGTACAAGACCATCTCATTGTTGTTACTTACTAATCCCCTCTCCGCTCACATGAATCAGACCACAGCAATAATTTAAATAGCAATTAACTTttagattaagactgtttttgtttGTAATATACAGTGTTCAGTCACagtattttattttcctgttttaaaCCAATGCATTTGGGAGTTGCAACTCAACTTTCAGGGGAAGTTATGTTTTTCAGCATTACATCTGCATCAGTTTATCACTTAATCATAAATGAATGGCGTAGTTTTATGCAAAAAAAATCTTGTATGAATGAACAAAACAAATGTAAGCATTATTAACAGTTACCTTCATTTGCACGTACACTTCAAATACCCAAtagaatttacttttatttatttattgctggacTATATGAAACACGCATGCTCCtcctcatcatcgtcatcgtcttaTATACTGATTTATTAGCAAGCAACAAAGATGTTTGCCACTAACAGTCTAATTATAAGACAGATTTTATCAGCAAATCAATTTTGCATTCTTTTTATAACTGGCAATGGTGGTTTGATTTACATCCAAAGACATTCAATAAATCAAAGTAGTGGCAGACTGAAGGAGAGGGAGGAAGTGATGGAAAAGATATGAttacaatataatggaaggaaacattccacgtgggaaaaattatatataaaaaacaaagatgaggtgacctaccgaacaaaagcgctggcaggtcgatagacacacaaacaaacacaaaaaaagaggaaaataagacgacagaaaagatttcgaaatggaacagtgacaataatcacgcacatatccatccacacatacagacacaagcagacatatttaaagatttaaatatgtctgcttgtgtctgtatgtgtggatggatatgtgcgtgtgtgcgagtgtatacctgtccttttttccccctaaggtaagtctttccgctcccgggattggaatgactccttaccctctcccttaaaacccacttcctttcgtcttcccctctccttccctctttcctgatgaggcaacagtttgttgcgaaagcttgaattttgtgtgtgtgtttgtgtttgtttgtgtgtctatcgacctgccagcgcttttgttcggtaagtcacctcatctttgttttttatatataaaaagatatgattatttatttatttatttatttatgctgtATCTTGCTCTCATCCATCATGTTACATCACACCTTATCCCTATTCTATCTCCCCTCTCCATACCACACTCCCTGTCACTTCTCCACAATGGGCTACTATAACCGCACtttccttgtgttcactaatcataAAAAGATAATACAGCTTTGTAAGAACACTCAGACGCATCAATTATATGTTTATCAACAGTATACAACAAGAAAATAGAATTCACATTCAAGAAATGGGGTTTCTAAAAAGAGTGGAATGGTGTACAAGACAGCTCAGCTCATATAAAAGGAAATGGGGATATAAAAAATGATTTCGATATATAcaacataaatgaaaaaataaaaggaaactgcAGGAAATGGAAGGAACATGAATAGAGAAAGACTCCTGGTAAAGGCTCTCAGTTATAAATGCAGTGGAGAAGAAATGTAGAAAGGCATTACAAGAGATGGACTAGGCCTACTGTAAAATGGCAATTTTTCTAATGTCTGAATCATGTATTGTCTAtctaaaaatgtaaatattatatTAAGCATCAccactatattttattttatttcatctggtatggAAATGACTATAATATGACCTTTACTTATTTAAGCAATACAATCACACACATTGAAGTGTACCATCTGAATAAAGCAGTGCAGCTATAAACATGTTAACATTATTTGAAGTAAACAAAAATTCGGAAGTTTTCATAGATACAAAAGATGAACTTTTCGTGGTTAAGTGAAGGTAACCATTAATAAtactttatttctatttctttcctCTCATCCACGATGATTTGTTTCTGGCCTGAGCTGCCGGAGTTAGTGCTcatgtgtgcttgcttatgtgtatgactggtgtgtgtttctcttttgctgatgaaggctgtggctgaaagctttgtatAAGTTTATTTtaattgtgcccatctgcaacttaAGGTGTCgtctttacaataagtagcaatctgtcttttcctatattgttagcttcaaaaataattaataattacattGTTAACTTGGAATTCAAGTGTTCTGCGATCAGTATCCTGAGTGCTAAAGACGAAGGAGTAAGATACATTAGCAGTGGAGCACGATAAATTAGAGCCTCTATCCAGTTCTCAAAACAGAAATTCTGAAGTTTTCAATTGGATGATGCCAAATTAGGTAACTTGTGAAGACACCCTATAAGCTTCTTTTCACCGAAGTATTTACACTTAACTATTTTTTCCATGTGGAGTCTGACAGGGCCATCAATGGAATGAGTTGTTAAATGAATTAGTGCAATGCAGAGCCATAATACCTATTTGTTTTAATTCCAGGACATACAAAAAATAATGTGCAAGAAATCCACAGAAAAGAACATTGCACAAATTAGCAATGAACTCTCAGCACATTTATGGACTACCATATAGAGGATACTGAGTCGAAACACAGTGTACATAATGGCCAATAGTAGTTTTTTTATAAACAGTTTTCAATACTAAGTTTCCAATATGTCTGAAACAGAAGTTTACAACCATTATAAGTTTTGACTTGTGGTAGTAGGTATGAACTTTtattgtgaaaactgttaaaaacgCAAGGTTGCTCAGTGAAGAGAGATGCAGGTTGAGAACTGCTGGAAATACAAGAAAGTATACAAATGGATCCAGAGAACAGATCGGAGTGGAACATTTTAATTACGacttacaaaaattaaaagtaGCAGAAACTATGTAGCAGATAAAGGATGGATGATAGATGTCCCAACAAAGTTCTTTGCTAGATTCACTGAAGATGGGTAGGTAACATTAGATAACATACACTACATTTCTGCTATCGATTAGCGAAACAGATATGTTGCAGTTGCTCTGCAGCTCACTCGATTTTCAGctgtcacagtgaaggaaaacAATGGCACACTAGACAGAAGGGATATTTTTGTTTCGGCTGTTCAGGAAATTAAGACACATAAACTGGTTTGTATGGATATtgcgtgtatatatttttttttttacaaacaatatTAATCAACAATTAACTTATACGACTACAACTGATAAGCTACGTTAATTTCTTTACACATCTACTGGTACCAGTTATTtcatttatatattacaaatattgtCCCTCCCACATATTACAAAGCCATAGGCTGTTGCTGAGTGGCTAgcatgcctcaacaatacagatacctatactgtaggtgcaaccaaaatGAACGAACATCTGTTGAGATGtcaaacaaatgtgtggttcctgaagagaggtagTACCCTTGTTAGTAGTTGCAGGGGGAAATGGTGTAGATGACTGACTGCTCTGGCTTTGTGACATAAGCCAATATTGTCCAGCTGTGCTGGTAATGCAGACagatgaaagcaaggggatactacagcATTTATTTTTCTCAACTCTACTGTATCataaatgcaggtaagctactatgaacaaaatAGTTAATACATTATCACAGCCATGATACACACATCACTACAGTACAAGTTCAAATGAAAAcaagctctgcaggtgatgaagagatggaagaaatgtatgatgagatgaaagaaattgttCATACAGTTAAAGGAaaggaaaatttaactgtgatggaggactggaattcagtAATGGGAagcagaagagaaggaaaagtaataggtaaatatggactgagggggggggggggggggatgagagagGACACtgcctggtaaattttggacagagcattatttaatcattgctaacacttggtttcagaatcattaaagaaggttgcaCACGTGAAAGACACCTTGCGACACAAGATTCCAGATTGATTATTTATAATGGTAAGAGGGAGATTTTGGAACTGGATTTTAAACTGAAAGGTATTTGCAGGGGTAGATGTGCATTCCgaacataatttattggttatgaactgtagattaaaactaaagaaactgcaaaaaggtaagaaattaaggagatgtcctctgcataagttgaaagaaccagagggagATTAGGCAACAACTgaatgaaacaggggaaaggaatagagTAGAAGATGCAttgatagccttgagagatgaatagtgaaagcagcattggatcaaataggtaaaaatacgaggcctAATGGAAATGTTTAGATTATCacaggaatattgaatttaactgatgaacggagaaaatataaaaatgaatcatGTGAAAGGAAAAACGaatgtctaaaaatgagactgacaggaagttcaaaatatctaatcaggaatggatagaggacaaatgtaaagatatagTAACATATATAACTTGGGAAAGGATAGATATTATTTATGGGGAAAATGAAAGATATGtttggagaaaacaaaagaaactgtatgaatatcaagggctcggaGGTAAAACCAgtacaaagcaaagaagggaaagtgagaagaatttgacagagcacttaaagacctaagtcaaattaaggcccctggagtagatgatattccttcaaaactactgatacccttgggagagccagctattacAAAACTATTCCAAGTGGTGTGCAAGATGTAAGACACAgccaaaatatcctcagacttcaagaagaatttaatatttccaattccaaataaagcaggGTGCTAACACAAGTGAACATAACTGACCTACCATTTTAAATCATCGCTGTAAACTACAaattctttacaggagaatggaaaaactggcagaagctgagcTTGGGAAAGGCcattttggattccagagaaatgtaggaacacacaaggcaatactgatcctacaacttatcttagacgaTTAGACAACAGGTAAAGGAAAAGGAAACCTAAGTTTATACCTTTTGTAGATTTGgcgaaagcttttgataatatcaATTGGAATACAGCCTATGAAGTGCTAAAggtagcagggtaaaatacagacagcagttgtaagagtcaaggggcatgaaaggggagctgtAGTTAAGAGggaaatgagacaggattgtaagcCATtgctggtgttattcaatctctacattgagcaaacagtaatgaaaaccaaagaaaaatttggagaaggaattaaattaCAGGGAGAAGATTAAAACTTCTGAGGTTTGCTGCTGATATTGCAATTCTGTCtggggcagcaaaggacttggaagagcacttgaacagaatggacagtgctgTGAAAAAGGATCTAACATgaaaatcaacagaagcaaaacaatggTAATGAAATGTGTAACTAAACAGATGATGCTGAGGAGTTCAATTAGAAATCAagacactagaagtagtagatgagttctgatattcgggcagcaaaataagtgatgatggctgaagtagagaagatacaaaatgtagactggcaattgcaagaaaatcatttctgaagactaGGAATTTGTTCAAATCAAATAAAGATTTAAGTAccaggaagtattttctggaagcaacggaagtgtagccttgtgtggaatgaATGTGGGTGATAAACAGCTCAGTCAAgatgagaatacaagcttttgaaatatggtactagagaagaatgctgaaaattagatgggtagataatgtaACCAATGAGatgttactgaatagaattgaggaggcaAGAAATATGTGgcatagcttgactaaaagaaggaatcagttgatataacattctgagacatcatgggatcacaaatttattattggagggaagggtgaaggggaaaaattgtagacggagaccaaaGAGTGAAaacagtatgcagattcagaagggtgtaggttgcagtagttattcagaaatgaagaagcTTAAACGGGATATACTGACATGGGGAATAGCGctgaaccagtcttttgactgaagaccacaacaccaacattaAGTAGTTCATGTAAGTAGCTAATGATGGACTTGTGATAAACAACACAATTGTTTACAGCAGAAGTCTATAATGCATGAGAAGTCTGGAGGTGACCTTTatctaacactgaatgcaaaataaAATCCATAGACATCATTGTCTCAACCAGATGAAGCTGGTGAGATCAATATTTTTCAAGATCTGAAGACAGCTTTATCAGCTGTTACGATATCACCACTGAAATTTCAACAACTTGGTTCACGAGATAAAAATGGCCATGGAAAACAAAAGAGTAGCTTACTTACTAAGACAACTGCAACAATTAGTGATCTTGGGAAGACTGTTGTGTTTAAAGAAGAATCAAAAAAGCTGGAAGGAAGTATGAAACGGGAAAGCAATATTTGACACATAAATAAGGTGTGAAGGAGCTTTCAGGAAACCTAAGGCAGAATGCTATGGAAGTTTTTgaacaaaaactttgaaaaattgtttttcaaTTTGACTAGTCACATAAAACATTCGTAAATAAATATAAGTGCCGTAGAGGAATTTGAAAGAAATGCTTTTTgcttataaaataaaaaatcagcCTTAACTAAAAtgcttaaaattttgtgaattacaTCCAAAGTGGTGTGTAATATTTTAAGGCAAATGTTTGCACCTTGACTGAAAaaactccaatttttttttatacatgGCATCATATTTAGTACATTTGGAGTTATTGGTAACACAGTGAATCCATTCCTAGGGAAATTCACAATTCACTAATTATCTGACATGCAAACAAGCAGTTCACTGACACATGATCATGTTTCCAGTGCCTTTACTTGCTATGTATCCTTTGTTAAAATAAAGGGAAAATTTTCTGTAACGATATTTTGCAACAAGTGCGAAAAGATATTGTGCCATGGGCGTTGCTTTCTGATCTTCAGTTATGTTATTTATATGTTCTTCAAAGAAGTTCTCAGGGTGGTAAGTTACAGGATCTTATTTTCTTATTGGCTCAGGAACAACAGCTTTCCAAACTTtcagtattccccccccccctcccccccatttacAGTTCCAAAGGAAGTGGCCCTTCTGAAAATAGCTCTAGTACTTACACCCCAGTTACATACTGAgcctcacaatatgtttactgctaCCATATATTACACAAAAGCATGTGTCGTGACTGCTGTAAATTCTCCAACTCTGCATGGTGGACCACGTT
It contains:
- the LOC126475375 gene encoding uncharacterized protein LOC126475375 isoform X2; translated protein: MATGGMFAENSAESKLTAEEDRELQKKLRDFGKEYISRSGRLVPAKIQPDVLCSCPQRCNEKISTEDRMKLFSEFYKLGDQIRQNEFLRAHIKARAVQKRSPDNKPLKRAKRRVSCKYRVPLLSKSDMHIGPAGARLIEVCQKAFMNIFVITEKRVRLQREKLIVEVMGTKAIPHVQHKRHPHDVFTTNKLPLQSAGEPVDMTIPRNTTEVDVTILKDREHDIALVDNFFMNQLWKPEYINTAI
- the LOC126475375 gene encoding uncharacterized protein LOC126475375 isoform X1, with the translated sequence MATGGMFAENSAESKLTAEEDRELQKKLRDFGKEYISRSGRLVPAKIQPDVLCSCPQRCNEKISTEDRMKLFSEFYKLGDQIRQNEFLRAHIKARAVQKRSPDNKPLKRAKRRVSCKYRVPLLSKSDMHIGPGTSPAGARLIEVCQKAFMNIFVITEKRVRLQREKLIVEVMGTKAIPHVQHKRHPHDVFTTNKLPLQSAGEPVDMTIPRNTTEVDVTILKDREHDIALVDNFFMNQLWKPEYINTAI